One genomic segment of Gemmatimonadetes bacterium SCN 70-22 includes these proteins:
- a CDS encoding acyl carrier protein, whose amino-acid sequence MNDPVVTAVKSNVLDAFLPGADPSELADDTPLISTGILDSLATVRLVTFPEDQYRIAVAAHEASADHLDTLTQIADLVRSKLQP is encoded by the coding sequence ATGAATGACCCGGTCGTCACTGCCGTGAAGAGTAACGTCCTCGACGCCTTCCTTCCCGGCGCCGATCCGTCGGAACTGGCCGACGACACGCCGCTCATCTCGACCGGCATCCTCGACTCGCTGGCGACGGTGCGCCTCGTCACATTTCCCGAGGATCAGTATCGGATCGCGGTCGCCGCGCACGAGGCGAGCGCCGACCACCTCGACACGCTCACGCAGATCGCCGACCTCGTGCGGTCAAAGCTCCAGCCCTAG
- a CDS encoding phosphodiesterase, protein MRRARKVIVIGLDGFAPDIVEPMLQRGELPHLERLRRMGGYARLATTTPAQTPVAWSTFATGVNPGGHGIFDFLRRDPATYLPDLSLSRYEQESAWLPPRAVNLRRGTPLWEDLADAGIPATVLRCPATYPPDRLAGRLLSGMGVPDIRGGLGTATILSEDPAARARESEVLVRLERAGERLHGHLVGPRHPRTRVDVTAPLTLTVDRGAGIATVETHGEPARLSVRLGEWSDWLQLTFRAGRLARVRATMRFLLVRTEPHVELYASPANFDPRAPLYPISHPAHYAAELARALGRPYYTTGMVEDHAGLSNGRFSEEAYLAQCEEVMRERETMMQFELARLRDGFFFVLFDTPDRVQHMFWRFREPGHPANGEDRARVRELAHVIEEHYRRCDRAVGMAMAAMDDETLFLVLSDHGFASFQRGLNLNNWLHEQGLLVLRGGAAPRASTPDFLREVDWGRTRAYALGLGSIYLNVAGRERDGIVPVTEAPALGGRIAAALSGLHDSARGAVAVLGGRTRAELYRGTYADESPDVVVDFNAGYRVSWATALGGFGDATFEDNTRKWGGDHIVSPALVPGVFFSNHRFDPADLAMIDMAPSILDTLGAAPRPVHEGRARFAHHCSRAAER, encoded by the coding sequence GTGCGGCGCGCGCGGAAGGTCATCGTCATCGGTCTCGACGGGTTCGCCCCCGACATCGTCGAGCCCATGTTGCAGCGCGGTGAGCTTCCGCACCTCGAGCGGCTTCGCCGCATGGGCGGCTATGCGCGACTGGCGACGACCACGCCGGCGCAGACTCCCGTCGCCTGGTCCACCTTCGCCACCGGGGTGAATCCCGGTGGACACGGGATCTTCGACTTCCTTCGCCGCGACCCCGCGACCTACCTCCCCGACCTGTCGCTCAGCAGGTACGAGCAGGAGAGCGCCTGGCTCCCCCCGCGCGCGGTGAACCTGCGCCGCGGGACGCCCCTGTGGGAGGACCTGGCGGACGCGGGGATCCCGGCCACCGTCCTCCGCTGCCCGGCCACCTATCCCCCGGACCGGCTCGCGGGGCGCCTCCTGTCAGGGATGGGGGTCCCCGACATTCGGGGGGGCCTCGGAACCGCGACGATCCTCTCGGAGGACCCGGCGGCACGCGCTCGCGAGAGCGAGGTCCTCGTGCGACTCGAACGTGCGGGCGAGCGCCTGCACGGCCACCTCGTGGGGCCCCGTCACCCGAGGACGCGCGTCGATGTCACGGCACCGCTCACCCTGACGGTCGATCGAGGTGCCGGGATCGCCACCGTGGAAACCCACGGCGAGCCCGCGCGCCTGTCGGTGCGCCTGGGGGAGTGGAGTGACTGGTTGCAGCTGACGTTCCGCGCCGGGCGCCTGGCACGCGTGCGCGCGACCATGCGCTTCCTCCTGGTGCGCACCGAGCCGCACGTGGAGCTGTACGCCTCGCCCGCCAACTTCGACCCGCGCGCCCCGCTGTATCCCATCTCGCACCCGGCACACTACGCCGCCGAGCTGGCCCGGGCGCTGGGGCGGCCGTACTACACCACGGGGATGGTGGAGGACCACGCCGGCCTGTCCAACGGGCGCTTCTCCGAGGAGGCGTACCTCGCGCAGTGCGAGGAAGTGATGCGCGAGCGAGAGACGATGATGCAGTTCGAGCTGGCGCGCCTCCGCGACGGATTCTTCTTCGTCCTCTTCGACACGCCTGACCGCGTGCAGCACATGTTCTGGCGCTTCCGCGAGCCGGGGCACCCGGCCAACGGCGAGGACCGCGCGCGCGTCCGCGAACTCGCCCACGTCATCGAGGAACACTATCGGCGCTGCGATCGCGCCGTGGGGATGGCAATGGCGGCGATGGACGACGAGACCCTCTTCCTGGTCCTCTCCGACCACGGCTTTGCCTCGTTCCAGCGCGGGCTCAACCTCAACAACTGGCTGCACGAGCAGGGGCTGCTGGTCCTGCGCGGGGGCGCTGCGCCGCGCGCCTCCACCCCAGACTTCCTGCGAGAGGTCGACTGGGGGCGCACGCGCGCCTATGCACTGGGGCTCGGGAGCATCTACCTGAACGTCGCCGGGCGCGAACGCGACGGGATCGTTCCGGTCACGGAGGCGCCGGCGCTCGGCGGGCGCATTGCAGCTGCCCTCTCCGGCCTGCACGACTCGGCGCGTGGAGCGGTGGCCGTGCTCGGTGGACGCACGCGAGCCGAGCTGTACCGCGGGACGTACGCCGACGAGTCACCGGACGTCGTCGTCGACTTCAACGCCGGATATCGCGTCTCGTGGGCCACCGCGCTGGGTGGCTTCGGCGATGCCACGTTCGAGGACAACACGCGCAAGTGGGGGGGCGACCACATCGTCTCACCCGCGCTCGTCCCGGGCGTCTTCTTCTCGAACCACCGATTCGATCCTGCGGACCTCGCCATGATTGACATGGCGCCGAGCATCCTCGACACGCTCGGAGCTGCCCCGCGTCCCGTGCACGAAGGGCGCGCGCGGTTTGCCCATCACTGCTCTCGCGCGGCGGAACGGTGA